One genomic window of Streptomyces sp. NBC_01498 includes the following:
- a CDS encoding SAM-dependent methyltransferase, which translates to MADNRRVDLSIPSAARMYDWLLGGHYNYEVDQKASAELLKVAPTTRELARNNRWFLERVVRVMAEEHGIQQFVDFGSGLPTQNNVHQIAQSVDPRAHVVYVDNDPVVLAHGQAIFDENDRSVVIAADMLDTDEIVAHPDFARLIDLDRPVGVLFNSVLHCIPDEAGPGDLVGRVVQLLAPGSLVVVCQLVSDRAELREQVTAMMLEQTHNRWGRVRERAEVDRYFDGLVVQRPGLVDVTDWRPSSDLQRRQRSIEWTEYGGLGEVPPR; encoded by the coding sequence TTGGCGGACAACAGGCGTGTCGATTTATCCATTCCCAGTGCGGCTCGGATGTACGACTGGCTGCTCGGCGGCCACTACAACTACGAGGTCGACCAGAAGGCTTCCGCGGAGCTTCTGAAGGTCGCGCCGACCACGAGAGAACTGGCCCGGAACAATCGCTGGTTCCTGGAACGCGTGGTGCGCGTCATGGCCGAGGAACACGGAATCCAGCAGTTCGTCGATTTCGGGTCCGGACTGCCGACGCAGAACAACGTGCATCAGATCGCGCAGTCCGTCGATCCCCGCGCGCACGTCGTCTACGTGGACAACGACCCCGTCGTCCTCGCGCACGGCCAGGCGATCTTCGACGAGAACGACCGGAGCGTGGTCATCGCGGCCGACATGCTCGACACCGACGAGATCGTGGCGCACCCGGACTTCGCACGGCTCATCGACCTCGACCGGCCCGTCGGGGTGCTGTTCAACTCGGTCCTGCACTGCATTCCCGACGAGGCCGGACCCGGCGATCTCGTCGGACGGGTGGTGCAGCTCCTCGCTCCCGGCAGCCTCGTGGTGGTCTGCCAACTGGTCAGCGACCGAGCCGAGTTGCGCGAGCAGGTGACGGCGATGATGCTCGAACAGACCCACAACCGATGGGGCCGCGTCCGGGAACGGGCCGAGGTGGACCGGTACTTCGACGGTCTCGTGGTCCAGCGCCCCGGTCTGGTGGATGTCACCGACTGGCGTCCCAGCTCGGACCTCCAGCGGCGCCAGCGCAGCATCGAGTGGACCGAGTACGGCGGTCTGGGCGAGGTGCCGCCGCGCTGA
- a CDS encoding helix-turn-helix domain-containing protein, with product MSHQPDNPVPLFGSGPRRSLNPTAAGIVLGTELRRMRAERRLTATRAATLINASVSKVSRLERAESPPDPRDIEILADAYGVNPAERAQLRSLTRRAREPEWFDRYTDCAASWMQRLIALESDAVYYCAYEARLAPGLLQTPEYARQIISDGLRLSEGDRVEQRVLLRQERQRRFFGQPAPPVARFLLDESVLHRQVGTPAVMAGQLRKLLEYSDRPGVTLLVVPLNSSVVSNHGSMAHLRFASGGPPAMVFIEGDDDAMYYVKPDEVERRVEVMLRLSHEAAVPWRDSRAILLDALKRYEDG from the coding sequence GTGTCCCACCAACCCGACAACCCGGTACCGCTTTTCGGCTCCGGTCCGCGACGGAGCCTCAATCCCACCGCCGCCGGAATCGTGCTCGGCACGGAACTGCGCCGTATGCGCGCGGAGCGCCGGCTCACGGCCACCCGCGCGGCGACGCTGATCAACGCCTCCGTTTCCAAAGTGAGCCGGCTCGAACGGGCCGAGAGTCCGCCGGACCCCAGGGACATCGAGATCCTCGCCGACGCGTACGGGGTGAACCCGGCCGAGCGTGCCCAGTTGAGAAGCCTCACCCGCCGTGCCCGCGAACCCGAGTGGTTCGACCGGTACACGGACTGCGCGGCCTCCTGGATGCAGCGGCTGATCGCACTGGAGTCGGACGCCGTCTACTACTGCGCGTACGAGGCCCGCCTCGCCCCCGGCCTGCTTCAGACCCCGGAGTACGCGCGGCAGATCATCAGCGACGGTCTCCGGCTCTCCGAGGGCGACCGGGTCGAACAGCGTGTCCTGCTGAGACAGGAGCGTCAGCGGCGCTTCTTCGGGCAGCCCGCCCCGCCCGTCGCCCGTTTCCTGCTCGACGAGTCCGTGCTGCACCGTCAGGTCGGCACCCCGGCGGTCATGGCCGGCCAACTGCGCAAGCTCCTGGAGTACAGCGACCGGCCGGGCGTCACGCTCCTGGTCGTCCCGCTCAACAGCAGCGTCGTGTCCAACCACGGCTCCATGGCCCATCTGCGCTTCGCCTCCGGCGGACCGCCCGCCATGGTGTTCATCGAGGGCGACGACGACGCGATGTACTACGTCAAACCCGACGAGGTGGAGCGGCGGGTGGAGGTGATGCTGCGCCTCAGCCACGAGGCGGCGGTCCCCTGGCGGGACAGCCGGGCCATACTGCTGGACGCCCTCAAGCGGTACGAGGACGGGTGA